GTTGGGtggacggttggactcgatggtctgaaaggtcccttccttgggctgacctcttctccctggtgacaagtgataggacgaggggaaacgggttcaagttacgtcaggggaggtttagattagatattaggagacactttttcactgaaaggattattaaacattggaataggctgcccagggaggtggtggattcaccatccctggaggtgtttaaaaaaatggtagatggggcactgagggacatggtttagaagtggctcttgtcagggtaggctaaaggttggactcgatgatcttaaaggtcccttccaacctcaacaattctatgattctatgattccagcccagaccattctgtgagtctgagTTACGGCCCTTTCCCGGCCCTTTCCCGGCCCTTTCCCGGCCCTTTCCCGGCCCTTTCCCGGCCCTTTCCCGGCCCTTTCCCGGCCCTTTCCCGGCCCTTTCCCGGCCGCCCGTGGCTCACCCGCGGGGGCACAGCGCCACCTGCCGGCCCgaccggccgccgcctcccccggctcttCCCGGCCCCccgggcccgcccccgccggtGGGAGCCAGCGGGCCCGGCGCGCTGCGGGGCTCCCTGCGGCTGGCCGTGATGGCAGCTCTCGTTAGTGTAGCGGGGTGTGCGTTTGGGGGAGGCGCGGAGCTGACATCGGAAGGAAAACCAGCTTTGAGGAGAGGTTGTGTCGTGCAGGCGGTACCAGGACGGCTCTtctggagggggggggtgtgtgttagaACCACCCAGGTCTCTTGAAGCCTTTTGTGATGAACCAGCGACAAAAACATCGCTACTTTTGTTGCGGATCCTGGCTAGGTCATGCAACCAGCAAGACTTCCAAAAACCCCATTTAAGCGAAGCACCTTGAGCGTGGTGCGATGTGGGAGAGCAGGGCACGGTGCTGGTCCACGCTGGCTCCGCTCCCCGCAGCAGAACGTGCGTCTGGCTCTGATACCCAAGTCAGGTACTGCAGCAGATGGAGGTATTGCCAAGAACCTCCCTGCTGTGGgggttttgcttctgtttaaGCCAGGAATGGTTGTAAgagtttgcaaaaataaacaaagttgGTTGGCATCCCGTAAATCTTGCTGTGGGATGCTGTGCCCGGGCGGTCCGGCAGCCTGGGGAGCGGGAGCCACTGGCCAGCAGAGAACTGCTGTGGCACCAGTAACTGCATCAAGAGTAACGGGGTTCCTTTAACCCCCAGATGCTGGAAAATGTCAGCATCTTAAAATAGCATGCCTGAGCTTGGGTAAGGCCTTGGGTGGAGCTGTGGTTTGAATGGCTCCTGCTGCTCTTGGGACGTGCTCAGCTGAACACAGACTGATCTCAACAGGGAGGTGAAAGCTTTTACCTGGTTTGGGTCCGGAGTTGGGGCAAAGCACTGCCCGCAGCAGTGCAGGGCCGACCCTGCCGCTCTGAAGCCAGTGCCTCAAACCAGCGCAGCTGGGAGCACGGCTCCGCGGGCAACGGGGCAGAGCTACTGCCCTGCTTGTGGGCAAGGCAGGAGCCACCCGAGCATAAAGACCGgcctggtgacagccaacatcgTCTCCATGGTTAAGAAAAACTGTAAACTCCACAGAGGCAGGTTTGCCAAGGGATTCTGTAAAACAATGCGGACGTAGAAAAGGAAGATGTAAGCTGATGTCAGCTAATGTCTGCTCCAATACGCTTTGAAATCAAAAGACAAATTTATGCCCATGGCTTGAAATGGGAAAGCTGAGAAGCTTTCTGAATCACAattagcaataaaatattttggaaaactaGAGAAATTTTCCGCAAATTGGAAAACTGTTAATATAGTTccattaagtttaaaaaaaaaaaaaaaatgaagggagtAACAGAGAGCTAACCATGGTGGGTTACTTTTACATCATCACGTTTTTTTAATGAGGAACTAATATTTTTTGGAAAGACCtttcatagaaaataaacagCCTTGTTTGTTAAAATGAGTTTGTTGTTTTGCTGTATCTTAAAAGATTTGCGTGATGTAAAGGCGAACAGTAATGGTTTTATATCCTGTGTTCGAGGCTTCTCCAGTGTGTTTAAATGAACGCTAtctggcattttaaataaaaatacttgctgGGCTATGGAGGTGGCAGCCTTTGCATTAGGAGGATTAAAACCGTATTGCTGATCTCGTAACGCGCTGTAAGGTGCCGTGGGGATCGCTGTGCTGCTGGTCACCGGCTGGTGAGCTGTAAATGGTCAGGACAGTTTTGTGGGGTGATTTGCATGGCTCGGCTCACTGGTGAGAAATCAGGAAAAGGCAGGTTGTGTCCCAGCCTGTGCGTGGCTCTGCCGTGCCGCCCGTGCCGTGGGTGATGCCCGCGCTGCCAGCACAGCACCGAGGCGGATGGGGGTGACTGGAGCTGAGGGCACCTCAACTCCAGCAGCAGTGTGGCTCTCCTGCTACAcaattttttccctaaaaatttagtgtgattttttttttttctgtttctggaggGCGGGCAGCAGCCCGGTGTGCGGCACAGGGTGAGGCCGGCCGGCAGCAGCAAGGTCACGGCGCAGCTGGGGAGAGCCCGCTGCCAAGTCTGTCCAGGTCGTGGTGGGAAAGAGATTGGGACCCGATAAACAGGGGGACCCAGCCCGGGAGAGGAGGCGTGcgaggagcagggctgctcctccGACCTGCCAGCGTCCGCAGGGCTGCCCTgccaggaaagagaaaagcagagggaagaggaaggtggaGAAGCAGCTCTGAGATAATCCCCTTAATTGGACTTCACTGAAGCTCCCTGGAAGTTATTTAAAGAGCCTTAAAAATGCAGCTGCCATATTGAGAAACTAGGCTGCCCTGCTGAAACAGAACTGCATGCTGGGTCTAGTAACTCAGGTGCTAAACTTCACATGCAACTGGCTGGGTCAAACATCTCCCTCCATTTTCCGTGGTAGCTGCAGGAGACCCAGCCCACGGAAGCGGCAGTGGTGTGGGTAGTCCCCAGGGAAGTGCTCTGTCTGTGGCTGTCGGCAGCGTGGGCTCCGGGGGTCTCTCTGGCTCATGGTGGTTCAGGGCTGCCTGCAACGGAGGTAGAAACACCAGCATTTGCATTCCATTTTCTAGCAGCCGTGGGTATTCACTTCTGGAGGTGAAGTACATTTGCTTTCTGTGTGCCATCTCTCAAATTATCCTGGAATTAATTATGGTAAAGGATTGCTATTCCTTCATTACCTGTCACTATGGGATCACATGAAGAAATACTGAACTCCCTGAGTGACGCTTGTAGCCCCAGCGATGGGCTTGCGCCCTTTGGGCTGAGGATGGTGGTGCGTGCTGCTCGCGCTCCCCGGTGCCCTGGGAAGCACCGGGGGTTTCTGTGTAAACTGCTTCGATGAACAAAACGAATCTTTaaagatataaatatttttttcaaaatagtagATACCTTCTTGTGTATTTCTGGACTAGCGAACAGTAGTGTTCCTCACCAAGGTTTGGATGCTCTCTTTCAGCAATCAGAGAGGATGGCATGCCGGGAGGCAGAAACAAAAGCATCGGACCTGTCCAGGTGAGCATGTCCAACCGTCTCTCCAGGGATCCCTCCAGCCTTTGCTCTCACCCCAGGGGGTGCTGGGCTTGTGCCGCGGCAGCAGCTCGGTGGGGAATGGCGACGGGGGGTTTGTTTGACcgagcctttcccagccccatgTATGCCTTCTGCTGGCGTCGTGGGGCTTTGACTCTCTGCAAGTGTTAGAAACACATCTACAACAGTAGATTTGTACATAAAGCTGGTGCTTGCTTGACCCCGAGGGGACCGGGCGCAGTCCCCGGGTGCCTGCGTGAGCACAGGGCAGTCCCCGGCCCCCGCGGCACTGTCCTTTGGGAGCGGCACAAGGACGTCCGTCCCTCTGCGGCACCCAGTAAATCTCGCGGCTGCCTGCTGCGGGCCCTGCAGTCCTGCGAGCAGGGCACCCAGTAAACGTCTGGCTGATTGATGGCGCAGCTTGTCTGGAGATGTCTTGTAAAGCGCGAGGTAATTCAGCACAACAGCTTGTACTGCACGCCTGAGAAATGATGGCCATTTTCAGCTCACTTCTAGAAAAGAGGTCGTTTAAAAgtttactatttattttaataaaatagaaataacacTGAAAGCTTTTTCTGTGGCTGTCTGTGCCTATGAAGAGACTACTCACCCCAGTCCGAACGCAAACCGGAGAAGCCCAGCAGCCAGGTGCCctgtgggggagggaggaaaaggcaggagctgggcgGCGCGGCCGTGCTGCGGTCGGCGTCAGGGAGCGCCTAGCTCAAACAGGAATGTCTCTTAGTAATGATAGAACGCTTTCTGCCATTTGCAAACATCTTATTTATAACAGCATTAGTTGCTGATTCTTAAAGCCTGCCTatcaaggaaaaacaaacatttcatttctggCCAGGTAGCAATTTTTGCTGCCTCTCCGAGCAGTGTAGCCGTAGCAAACCAGCAGCCTTTGCTGGCCAGCGCGGGCCCTCGCCCACCTGAGACCTGGGCGATGGGTCAGCGCTGGTCCGTAGCTCATGCCGTGGGCTCCCTCTCCTGGGGTGAGACTGTCCAGCCATTGTGCTCTTCGGATTCTGTGAGGGTAAGCTTCCAGAGCTTCTCTGGGCTTTCGCAAGACTGGAATAAACTGTCTGGGCAATGTTTGGCTCTTGAAAATGATGTTCAGAGTTCACTTCACTTTCTTGCAGCACTTTAACTCCAGGTCTTTCAATATTTTGTGACAGTCTTGCTGAGGGACGTGCACAGaattagggggggaaaaaaaagcacaaaaccaattACGTTGCATTTTCCCCACTATGAATCCAACACTTTTCCAGGAGCATACCTAGCTCTTTCTTGAAACTCTATACTTAAgggaacttcattttttttttattttagtccaTTTTAACTTCCTATCTGTTATTCTATAATTCCTGTTTTAAGTATTAGGTGCTTGATTTCTTCTTTAGGTGCCACCTCGTTCTTATCTGGGGAAAAATAGTGAACAATGATTccctgtaaacattttttttatatgtgtcaCCTTGCCTCTCTCAATTGCTTTATcaaaccagagcccactgcaCCTTCCGTTTGCCTGTGCCTCTCCCGAGTACTGAGTGATGTTCCCCATGAACTGGCCTCAATTACTCCCAGGTTTTTCACTGTGTGACAGCGTCTGATTTACGGCTGGTGGCTGCGAGTGTTTGACATCATCTTCTCATGTGTCTGTTCCTGTCTGCTGTGCTATCGTCACTTGTACTGCAGGCACTGGAGGTCACCACGATTAGCTGTAAACAGAATTTTTCATGTGCATTTTTCAATGTAAAGGAAAGGTGCAGTACCCGCAGGAATGGCAAAGCGTTTCTCCTGCTGCGGGGTGATTTTGGCTCTGCTGGATGTGGCCGTACAGCCAAAGTGTCCGTGGACCGAGGCTCTGCCTTATTTCTGTTCTCAGCTGAAGTAACGATAATGGTCCTGTATTTGACAGATATCAGAGGAAGAGATTGAGAGAATTATGTCTGGGCAAGAATTTGAGGGAGAGGCAAACATGTCATGGAGCAACAACGGAGACAGTGACCATAGTTCCCCTGGAAATGGAGTTTCTGAGAGCAACCAGCCTTCACCCGTTTCTACTCCGTCTTCAAGGTGGGAATGGCCTCTGGAGGAATTTCATATTGCAGTGATCTTGTCTGTCTTGCCCTGACTCGTACTTTGGGTCAATGTAGGAAAAATGCGCCGTGAGCGTGTCTTTGCATAAACTGAGCGTCCTGTGGAGTCTCACGTCTCTAATTGTGTTTTAAGACAGCCAGCCACTGGATTGCAGAGGATTGAACTGGGAGGTGAAATGCTCgtgagcaaatgaaaaagaaggcAATATTGagttaaaattatatttaaaatatatctcttGGTTTGTATTGATAGCTTTTTCTGCAGATCACGGGAACTCGATTACCTTTCGCTGCTCATTCTGTATAAGCTCTTTTTCTGCACCGCGCTgggattttgaaaataaatgactcCATTTAGGTTACTAATTGGTGGTGTTACATTAAGGTCAGTTACTGTTAGTGCCAGCCTCCTGACGTAGCCTTAGATGGCAAACATGGCGAGAAGCTCAGGCTTGCGTTCCATCTGCTTGCAGTTGCATCTTAAGCTGGGAGTTATTTGTGTTCACTGGCTGGGTAAATAGTTTACTGTCCTAAATTCTGGCCCTTTAAGGAAGCTGGGCTGGAAATGCTTTGTACAGTTGGGTTTCTGTTTTACTCTCCGAGTGGCTGCTCGGCAGCAGTTCCCGCGTCTCTGTTAGTAGAACGAGCGCTGAGCCAGGCTCGAGGTGAGGCAAGTGTAAGGTGTCTGGTCTGCACACTCTCAGCTATTTCCAGTGCAGGGTTTAAATACAAAGGCATTTTCCATactgtttattttcctatttttattaacatttctgATATAGCTGAATGCAAAATTTTAATGAATcaggtggatttttgggggtatattaaaaagcttttccttttccagtagGTCCGTGGAGCTGAATGGATTCGCTGCACTCAGGGATCAGTATATTGGGACGCCGGTGTCCACGCACTATCAGTACCTCCCGCACCTTTTTAGCTATTCTGCTCACTCAGCTCTGATGCCCCCCCAGACACGCAGCCTGGACCCGCAGTCACACAGTCTTATCAATCAGTTGGTGTCAGCAGAGGACCTGGAGCCACTGGGCACACCGATGCTCATTGAGGACGGGTGagtggtgccaggggctgcctggggctgcgTGTTCCTGGCTGTCCCTGGGATCCGactgtccctgcctgcacccatggCTCCAGCTCATGCGGTGGAGGCTgctgggggggcgaggggggcggCTGGGTGCCTGCTGTCATGGCCCCATGGGCACAGGGAGCATCTCCCCTGGGAGAAGATGTAGCTGTAGTGCAAGCAGCAAACCAGACCACGTCCATGGGAGGCCTGTGCCCTTGTGTGGGAGTGGGCTGTGATGGGTTTCAGCCCTGAGACTGTATTAGCTGTACAAAAGGCATGGTAATAAGCGCGGTAGCTGGAAAAATACACATGGGTGGAAAAAAGCTGGGTAGTCAATCCACTGGCAAGAGCTGCGGGGCCACCCCGTGCCCAGCAGGCTGGGTGCTGGCGGGTGGGTGAGCCTGGGGATCGGGGTGATGGCCATCGCTGCTCCCAGTGCCAGGTGACACACCCTGGGCACCGGCACGGTAGGCACTTGAACGTGAATTCATGTGGCGTTTGCCTTGCTTTTCAAGTGCCTTGTCAGATGATGTCATTCAATGTTGTTAATTGTTTTTATGCCTTCATATTAACTGTGCCTGCAGGTATAAAGTGACTCAGGCAGAGCTGTTTGCGTTGTTGTGTCGTCTGGCGGATGAATTGCTTTTCAGGCAGATTGCTTGGATCAAGAAGCTGCCGTTCTTCTGCGAGCTCTCCATCAAGGACTATACCTGCCTGCTCAGCTCTACGTGGCAGGAGCTGATCCTGCTCTCCTCGCTGACTGTTTACAGCAAGCAGATCTTTGGTGACCTCGCGGATGTCACCTCCAAGTACTCTCCCTCTGATGACGAGCTGCACAGGTGAGACATCAGGCAGAACCTGCAGGAAAGGGAGCAAGTTCTAGAGATGGAGGAGCCATCAGGAGGATGGAGGTTGGGTGCGTGTTTCTGGCCCTGTGACCAGCTAACCACCTCTTCACCCgtggctgttttccttttttattttttagcgaGTGGTTATTCCAGGCTTAGAAAGTACCATGGTTCGTCAGTGATGAATCAGAACTCCCTTCTGCAGGGGAAGGTGCGGGTGCTGTACACGTGTTTGAAGGTGTTTGAAGTTCCTGTAGCAATGCTATCGTCCTCCAGCACAGCGCTACAAACCCCCTTTTTTATGGGGAGAGTAAAACTAACCAACGCTTTGGGTAACCCTGAGATGCGGGACAGAAGGTCTTATTTAAAAACCCTTTGGGCCAGTGTAAAGGCTGTTCACGAAGCTGGTTGTCTGTATTATCAAAGTGTTCATTATTAATTGCTATTTCATTGTTTTGATTACATAAATTTAAAGATGTTGCAACTTAGCTCTTGTTCTTTCCGTAGTACGTACTATCTGATGCTCTGAGGAACCTGCCTTTCATTTATCATTTTGGtgagggtgttgggttttttttttttgatttgggtgttttgttttgtggtctTGGTGCCAGACAGATCCTCCTTTTGGTAGCAGACTCGCGATCTCACAATATTATGGCAGAATACGTAGGATTTACAGAAACTGCTGCCCACCCTTCCCTTTAACATCTGCCCTGTCTGTGCTCTGCCCTTGCTGGCCTTGGCAGTTTTGCAAGAGTCACCAGGGGATGGAAGTGTCTGATAAGCAGAGATGTAAAATTCTGCTGTGGCCCTCGGCCGTCGCAGCATCAAACGGTTCCTTGAGGTTCCTTTGTGTGTCTCTTTTTGCCCACCAGAGGGGCTGGCTGAGGCCAGGGCGGAGGAGCTGAGAGCTGGCCCCAGGTGTCTCGTTTCCTGGGGCAGGTTCCTCCACGGTGATGTTCTGCCCAGCCATTCATGGTGCATCTGGTGCTGCTCCTGCGAGGAGCAGTGAGGGTCATAGAAACCCACAATAACACTTGTTCTGCATTCAGCCGTCCTTTTGTTCCTGCTGTCCTGGTCAGAGCCTCAAAAGACaagtgtttgtttcattttgggtgTGTGATAAATACAAGCAAAAGGTAAGACAACAAGACAAAGGAGGAATCCTCGCCCTTCAGAAACCAGCAATTCAGAGCTGGTCGCCTTGAA
The genomic region above belongs to Larus michahellis chromosome 15, bLarMic1.1, whole genome shotgun sequence and contains:
- the NR6A1 gene encoding nuclear receptor subfamily 6 group A member 1 isoform X4 encodes the protein MKRDSTCMEDERVDQRTCLICGDRATGLHYGIISCEGCKGFFKRSICNKRVYRCSRDKNCVMSRKQRNRCQYCRLLKCLQMGMNRKAIREDGMPGGRNKSIGPVQISEEEIERIMSGQEFEGEANMSWSNNGDSDHSSPGNGVSESNQPSPVSTPSSSRSVELNGFAALRDQYIGTPVSTHYQYLPHLFSYSAHSALMPPQTRSLDPQSHSLINQLVSAEDLEPLGTPMLIEDGYKVTQAELFALLCRLADELLFRQIAWIKKLPFFCELSIKDYTCLLSSTWQELILLSSLTVYSKQIFGDLADVTSKYSPSDDELHRFSEEGMEVMERLIYLFRKFNQLKVSNEEYACMKAINFLNQDIRGLTNASQLEQLNKRYWYVCQDFTEYKYPHQPNRFPDLMMCLPEIRYIAGKMVNVPLEQLPLLFKAVLHSCKTSVSKE